A region from the Triticum aestivum cultivar Chinese Spring chromosome 3D, IWGSC CS RefSeq v2.1, whole genome shotgun sequence genome encodes:
- the LOC123079180 gene encoding protein TIC 22-like, chloroplastic translates to MPFDFPWLNKAASTSTPNPSLSKPNNPNPFLPIQTHLTSFLSSLPLPRAIAPPWARIPSPSSSAALPVAEIEDRLAGVPVYALANSAQEFMLVSKTHRGGGGDVAGGVGGSARHPPALGMLCFRREDADMLLAQMDDDMRAGSTVVPVALNKVIQLKSDGVAFRFLPDPSQVANAIKLMQDGGEFLNEGFPGVPVFQSRSLVLRNDNKRYRPVFFRKEDLDKSLHRASSDQQNPIPAVRIGDTQVCSLEDIITSMKDSSSSKWDDAVFVPPGFDIAIGSEPSHLNK, encoded by the exons ATGCCTTTCGATTTCCCATGGCTCAACAAAGCCGCCTCCACCtcgaccccaaaccctagcctgAGCAAGCCCAACAATCCAAACCCCTTCCTCCCCATCCAGACCCACCTCACCTCCTTCCTatcctccctccccctcccacggGCCATTGCGCCGCCATGGGCTCGCATCCCCTCCCCATCTTCGTCGGCGGCGCTGCCAGTCGCCGAGATCGAGGACCGGCTCGCCGGGGTGCCCGTGTACGCCCTCGCTAACTCCGCGCAGGAATTTATGCTCGTGTCGAAAACCCACAGGGGCGGGGGAGGGGATGTGGCCGGCGGTGTGGGCGGAAGCGCGAGGCATCCACCAGCGCTCGGGATGCTCTGCTTCCGGAGGGAGGACGCCGATATGCTCCTCGCACAAATGGACGACGATATGCGCGCTGGCTCCACCGTGGTACCTGTTGCGCTCAACAAG GTTATCCAACTGAAGTCTGATGGTGTGGCATTTAGATTTCTTCCTGATCCTTCTCAGGTGGCTAATGCAATTAAG TTGATGCAAGATGGAGGGGAATTTTTGAATGAGGGATTTCCAGGAGTTCCTGTTTTCCAG TCAAGGAGCCTTGTTCTGAGGAATGATAACAAGAGATATCGTCCAGTTTTCTTCAGAAAG GAGGACTTAGACAAGTCACTGCACCGAGCATCTAGTGACCAGCAAAATCCTATCCCTGCTGTTAGGATTGGTGACACACAG GTTTGTTCTTTGGAGGATATCATCACATCAATGAAG GATAGCTCCTCCTCAAAATGGGATGATGCCGTTTTTGTTCCTCCAGGTTTCGACATAGCTATTGGCTCAGAGCCATCACACCTCAACAAGTAG